The proteins below come from a single Carnobacterium divergens DSM 20623 genomic window:
- the recA gene encoding recombinase RecA: MADDRKQALDAALKKIEKSFGKGSVMKLGEKVDTQISTIPSGSLALDVALGVGGFPKGRIVEVYGPESSGKTTVALHAVAEVQKQGGIAAFIDAEHALDPQYAQNLGVNIDELLLSQPDTGEQGLEIADALVSSGAVDIVVIDSVAALVPRAEIEGEMGASHVGLQARLMSQALRKLSGSINKTKTIALFINQIREKVGVMFGNPEITPGGRALKFYATVRLEVRRAEQIKNGTDVVGNRTKIKVVKNKVAPPFKVAEVDIMYGEGISQVGELLDMGSEKDIVDKSGAWYSYEGERIGQGRENAKKYFKDNPDLREEIEKKVRAAYGIGEEVEEKASEKKNAKESKKQTSEKSEIVLDLPEIEK; the protein is encoded by the coding sequence ATGGCAGATGATCGTAAACAAGCATTGGACGCAGCATTGAAAAAAATTGAAAAAAGTTTTGGTAAAGGTTCTGTAATGAAGCTGGGTGAAAAAGTTGATACTCAAATCTCAACAATTCCTAGTGGTTCATTAGCATTAGATGTAGCTTTAGGAGTAGGTGGGTTTCCAAAAGGACGTATTGTTGAAGTTTATGGACCTGAAAGTTCAGGTAAAACAACGGTTGCTTTACACGCCGTTGCCGAAGTTCAAAAACAAGGTGGAATCGCAGCCTTTATCGATGCTGAACATGCATTAGATCCGCAATATGCACAAAATTTAGGAGTTAATATTGATGAATTACTATTATCTCAACCCGATACAGGTGAGCAAGGGTTAGAGATTGCAGACGCTTTAGTCTCAAGTGGTGCCGTTGATATCGTGGTAATTGATTCAGTAGCAGCCTTAGTTCCTCGTGCTGAGATTGAAGGCGAAATGGGAGCTAGCCATGTTGGTTTACAAGCGCGTTTAATGTCTCAAGCTTTACGTAAATTATCTGGGTCAATTAATAAAACTAAAACAATTGCATTGTTTATCAATCAAATTCGTGAAAAAGTTGGTGTAATGTTTGGAAATCCAGAAATCACACCAGGTGGACGTGCTTTGAAATTCTACGCAACGGTTCGTTTGGAAGTGCGCCGTGCAGAACAAATTAAAAATGGTACGGATGTTGTTGGAAATAGAACAAAAATTAAAGTAGTAAAAAATAAAGTAGCTCCTCCTTTTAAAGTAGCTGAAGTTGATATTATGTATGGCGAAGGAATTTCTCAAGTTGGTGAGCTATTAGATATGGGTTCAGAAAAAGACATTGTTGATAAAAGTGGTGCTTGGTATTCATATGAAGGCGAGCGAATTGGTCAAGGTCGTGAGAATGCGAAGAAATATTTTAAAGACAATCCTGACTTAAGAGAAGAAATTGAGAAAAAAGTTCGTGCAGCATATGGAATTGGTGAAGAAGTGGAAGAAAAAGCTTCTGAAAAGAAAAATGCAAAAGAATCTAAAAAGCAAACTTCTGAAAAAAGTGAGATCGTGTTAGATTTACCTGAAATTGAAAAATAA
- the rny gene encoding ribonuclease Y, with protein MLIISVAFAIVALVVGLIAGYIVRKSTHEKELAGARNTATGILEEARREAETMKKEALLEAKDENHRYRTEIETELKERRSDILKQENRLLQREENLDRKDDGLEKRERSLEAKEEKLSSRQQLIDDQEKKATLLVEEQQLELERVAALSREEAKNMIIKETEEDLSHELAVMVKDSEQRAKEEADRKAKNLISLAIQRCAADQVSETTVSVVTLPSDEMKGRIIGREGRNIRTLETLTGIDLIIDDTPEAVILSGFDPIRREIARMTLEKLIQDGRIHPARIEEMVEKSRKEMDERIREIGEQATFDVGVHSLHPDLIKILGRLRFRTSYGQNVLNHSIEVAKLAGVLAAELGEDVALAKRAGLLHDIGKALDHEIEGSHVEIGEEIATKYKENATVINAIASHHGDTEATSVISVLVAAADALSAARPGARSESLENYIRRLEKLEGISNSFEGVERSFAIQAGREVRIMVQPEQIDDLGAISLARDIRKRIEDELDYPGHIKVTVIRETRAVDYAK; from the coding sequence ATGTTAATTATTAGTGTAGCCTTCGCTATCGTTGCTTTAGTTGTTGGTCTAATCGCAGGATATATCGTCCGCAAGTCAACTCACGAAAAGGAACTAGCAGGAGCTAGAAACACTGCAACTGGAATTTTGGAGGAAGCAAGAAGAGAAGCAGAGACCATGAAAAAAGAAGCTTTGTTGGAGGCGAAGGATGAAAATCACAGATACCGAACTGAAATTGAAACGGAGCTAAAAGAGAGAAGAAGCGACATTCTGAAACAAGAAAATCGTTTACTACAACGTGAAGAAAACCTAGACCGTAAAGATGATGGACTAGAAAAACGGGAACGTTCCCTTGAAGCCAAAGAAGAAAAACTAAGTTCAAGACAACAGCTAATTGACGATCAAGAGAAAAAAGCAACATTACTAGTTGAAGAACAACAACTTGAATTAGAAAGAGTTGCGGCTTTATCACGAGAAGAAGCTAAAAACATGATTATCAAGGAAACAGAAGAAGATCTATCCCACGAATTAGCTGTAATGGTTAAAGATTCTGAACAACGTGCTAAAGAGGAAGCAGATCGAAAAGCGAAAAATCTGATTTCATTAGCAATTCAACGTTGTGCAGCAGATCAAGTTTCTGAGACGACTGTTTCGGTAGTCACATTACCAAGTGATGAAATGAAAGGTCGAATTATTGGTCGTGAAGGTCGAAATATCAGAACCCTTGAAACCCTAACAGGAATTGATTTGATTATCGATGATACTCCTGAAGCAGTTATTTTAAGTGGATTTGATCCAATCAGACGTGAAATAGCAAGAATGACACTTGAAAAATTAATTCAAGACGGTCGAATTCATCCAGCTCGAATTGAAGAGATGGTTGAAAAATCAAGAAAAGAAATGGATGAGCGTATCCGAGAAATTGGGGAACAAGCAACCTTTGATGTTGGAGTTCATTCGTTACATCCAGATTTAATTAAGATTCTAGGTCGTTTACGCTTTAGAACAAGTTATGGTCAAAATGTTTTAAACCACTCAATTGAAGTGGCAAAATTAGCAGGTGTTTTAGCAGCAGAACTTGGAGAAGATGTTGCCTTAGCAAAACGTGCTGGTTTGCTTCATGACATTGGTAAAGCGTTAGATCACGAAATTGAAGGCTCTCATGTAGAAATTGGTGAAGAGATTGCAACGAAATACAAAGAAAATGCAACGGTTATTAATGCCATCGCTTCTCATCATGGAGATACCGAAGCCACTTCAGTTATATCGGTATTAGTTGCAGCAGCGGATGCATTATCAGCAGCTAGACCAGGAGCGAGAAGTGAATCTCTTGAAAACTATATTCGTCGTTTAGAAAAACTTGAAGGCATTTCTAATAGTTTTGAAGGCGTTGAAAGAAGTTTCGCTATTCAAGCAGGACGTGAAGTTCGGATTATGGTTCAACCCGAACAAATTGATGATCTTGGTGCCATTAGTTTAGCTCGTGATATTCGAAAACGAATTGAAGATGAACTTGATTATCCGGGACACATTAAAGTAACGGTCATTCGTGAAACAAGAGCGGTTGATTACGCAAAATAA
- a CDS encoding TIGR00282 family metallophosphoesterase, with product MKLLFVGDVVGSMGREMVHEYLPKLKREYRPQVTILNGENAAAGRGITEKIYKGFLQDGVDIVTMGNHTWDNREIFEFIDDAKKMIRPANYPEDTTPGKGMAFIKVNQLELAVINLHGRVFMADLDDPFRKIEELVEEARKRTPLIFVDFHAETTSEKQAMGWFLDGRVSAVVGTHTHVQTNDARILPEGTAYLTDVGMTGPYDGVLGMAKEQVLNRFLTQMPTRFEVPKEGRKILSACLIELDDQTGKAKNIQNIVINEDRPFGGDF from the coding sequence ATGAAATTATTATTTGTCGGAGATGTTGTCGGATCGATGGGGCGCGAAATGGTCCATGAGTATCTACCTAAATTAAAAAGAGAGTACCGTCCACAAGTGACGATTTTAAATGGTGAAAATGCAGCAGCAGGACGCGGAATCACTGAAAAAATATATAAAGGATTCTTACAAGATGGCGTAGATATCGTAACAATGGGAAATCACACTTGGGATAATCGCGAAATTTTTGAATTTATTGATGATGCCAAAAAAATGATTCGTCCAGCAAATTACCCAGAAGATACAACACCTGGTAAAGGAATGGCCTTTATTAAAGTTAATCAATTAGAACTAGCTGTTATTAATTTACATGGTCGTGTGTTTATGGCGGATTTAGATGATCCTTTTAGAAAAATTGAAGAATTAGTAGAAGAAGCAAGAAAACGTACGCCATTGATTTTTGTGGATTTTCATGCTGAAACGACAAGTGAAAAACAAGCGATGGGCTGGTTCTTAGATGGTCGTGTTTCTGCAGTTGTCGGTACTCATACCCATGTTCAAACAAATGACGCAAGAATTTTACCTGAAGGAACAGCCTATTTGACTGATGTAGGGATGACAGGTCCTTATGATGGTGTTTTAGGAATGGCGAAAGAGCAGGTTCTTAATCGCTTTTTAACACAGATGCCAACGCGTTTTGAAGTACCAAAAGAAGGCCGTAAAATTTTATCTGCTTGCTTGATTGAATTAGACGATCAAACAGGGAAAGCTAAAAATATTCAAAATATTGTGATTAATGAAGACCGTCCATTTGGAGGCGACTTTTAA
- a CDS encoding YlbF family regulator, producing the protein MFRKEPESLLDEATKETLEKLTQLLQKNETIQTYQQIEAKAQNHAHLNELIEQIKIKQKEAVAFNHYGKPEAEKIAIREAEQLTREFNEHIVVTSYQDSLVEADDLLQQLIGTIQDELVKEIEEKLTELS; encoded by the coding sequence ATGTTTAGAAAAGAGCCTGAATCTTTATTAGATGAAGCCACTAAAGAGACATTAGAAAAATTAACTCAATTATTGCAAAAAAACGAAACCATTCAAACCTACCAACAAATTGAAGCAAAAGCACAAAACCATGCTCATTTAAATGAATTGATTGAACAGATTAAAATAAAACAAAAAGAAGCAGTAGCGTTTAATCATTACGGCAAGCCTGAAGCTGAAAAAATAGCGATTAGAGAGGCAGAGCAATTAACAAGAGAATTCAACGAGCATATTGTAGTTACGAGTTACCAAGATTCACTTGTTGAAGCAGATGATTTATTGCAACAATTAATCGGTACGATTCAAGATGAACTTGTCAAAGAAATCGAAGAAAAATTAACCGAATTAAGTTAA
- the mutS gene encoding DNA mismatch repair protein MutS — protein sequence MPQKTKHTPMMEQYLAIKAQYPDAFLFYRLGDFYELFYEDAINASQLLEVTLTSRNRNADDPIPMCGVPYHAARGYIDVLIEKGYKVAICEQVEDPKTAKGMVKREVVQLVTPGTAIETKNMDAKSNNYLSALVVANDHEFNLSYVDLSTGELKATCLTSKEDLINELSSIQTKEVVFENLDEELLQEELKNKLGVMISTQTTMVENAEFSYLTSEIEEEKTVAVLKLLLSYLSVTQKRSLSHIQKAESYIPTHFLKMDHYSKHNLELTSSIRNGQKKGTLLWLLDETKTAMGGRLLKQWIDRPLIQEAKIKSRQLIVENLMNHFFERTDLNEALTRVYDLERLAGRVAFGNVNGRDLIQLKTSLQQVPQLIDIIAIINDGEWDDLLIALDPVTEVVELIEHAIDEEAPLAIKDGGVIKDGYHEKLDQYRDAMRNGKKWIAQLEAQEREKTGIKTLKIGYNRVFGYYIEVTKSNLASLPEGTYERKQTLANAERFITPDLKEKETLILEAEEKSVALEYELFTAVRETVKQYIERLQKLAKTVATIDVLQSFSTISEKYHYIKPVMKQGTHEINLLEGRHPVVEKVLGQQRYVPNSVVMNEQTDILLITGPNMSGKSTYMRQLALTVIMAQMGCFVPAETAELPIFDQIFTRIGAADDLISGQSTFMVEMMEANQALRHATDRSLILFDEIGRGTATYDGMALAEAIIEYIHQHVHAKTLFSTHYHELTVLEESLQGLENIHVGAVEEDGEVVFLHKMMAGPADKSYGIHVAKLAGLPEDLLIRAAAILEKLEKQEPVVIDVEQAPKMAIKTSVEQEPRLDILEEEQGQLSLFDSLNPNESEVIKALQTINLLSMTPLEAINTLSELQGKLK from the coding sequence ATGCCACAAAAAACCAAGCACACTCCAATGATGGAACAGTATTTAGCTATAAAAGCTCAATATCCAGATGCATTTTTATTTTACCGTCTAGGTGATTTTTACGAGTTGTTTTATGAGGACGCCATTAATGCATCGCAATTATTAGAAGTAACGTTAACTAGTCGTAACCGTAATGCAGATGATCCCATCCCAATGTGTGGTGTTCCGTATCACGCTGCTAGAGGATACATCGATGTTTTGATTGAAAAAGGATACAAAGTTGCCATTTGTGAGCAAGTAGAAGATCCAAAAACGGCTAAAGGAATGGTGAAACGAGAAGTTGTTCAATTAGTGACTCCTGGAACTGCGATTGAAACGAAAAATATGGATGCAAAATCGAATAATTATTTATCGGCGTTAGTTGTTGCCAATGATCATGAGTTTAATTTATCGTATGTTGATTTAAGTACGGGAGAATTAAAAGCTACCTGCTTAACGTCAAAAGAGGATTTAATCAATGAATTATCAAGCATCCAAACTAAAGAAGTCGTTTTTGAAAATTTAGATGAAGAGTTGTTACAAGAAGAATTAAAAAATAAATTAGGCGTGATGATTTCAACTCAAACAACAATGGTAGAAAATGCTGAATTTTCTTACTTAACAAGTGAAATTGAGGAAGAAAAAACAGTAGCTGTTTTGAAGTTATTGTTGTCCTATTTAAGTGTCACTCAAAAACGTAGCTTAAGTCATATTCAAAAAGCAGAAAGCTACATACCCACTCACTTCTTAAAAATGGATCACTATTCAAAACATAATTTAGAGTTAACGTCATCGATTCGAAATGGTCAGAAAAAAGGGACGTTATTGTGGTTACTAGACGAAACCAAAACAGCAATGGGAGGACGCTTATTAAAACAATGGATTGATCGTCCTTTGATTCAAGAAGCCAAAATTAAAAGCCGTCAATTGATTGTTGAAAATTTAATGAATCACTTTTTTGAACGAACTGATTTAAACGAAGCGTTGACTCGAGTTTACGATTTAGAACGTTTAGCGGGGCGAGTGGCCTTTGGAAATGTGAACGGTCGTGATTTGATTCAACTGAAAACCTCTTTACAACAAGTGCCTCAGCTCATTGATATTATTGCTATTATTAACGACGGTGAATGGGATGACCTGCTGATTGCGCTAGATCCTGTAACAGAGGTAGTGGAGCTAATTGAACACGCAATTGACGAAGAAGCACCCTTAGCTATTAAAGATGGAGGGGTCATTAAAGACGGGTACCACGAAAAATTGGATCAATATCGTGATGCCATGCGAAATGGGAAAAAATGGATTGCTCAATTAGAAGCCCAAGAACGTGAAAAAACAGGCATTAAAACGTTGAAAATTGGCTACAACCGTGTATTTGGTTATTATATTGAAGTAACGAAATCTAATTTAGCATCCTTACCTGAAGGAACTTACGAGCGGAAACAAACCTTAGCAAATGCAGAACGCTTTATTACACCCGACTTAAAAGAAAAAGAAACCTTGATTTTAGAAGCTGAAGAAAAATCAGTAGCGTTGGAATATGAGTTGTTTACTGCTGTTCGTGAAACCGTAAAACAATACATTGAACGCTTGCAAAAATTAGCTAAAACGGTTGCCACAATCGATGTTTTACAAAGCTTTTCGACCATCAGTGAAAAGTACCATTATATTAAACCAGTTATGAAACAAGGAACCCATGAAATCAATCTGCTAGAAGGGCGCCACCCGGTTGTTGAAAAAGTTTTAGGGCAACAACGTTACGTGCCAAACAGTGTCGTGATGAATGAGCAAACAGATATTCTTTTGATTACTGGACCAAACATGTCTGGTAAGAGTACGTATATGCGTCAGTTAGCCTTAACCGTTATTATGGCTCAAATGGGTTGCTTTGTACCGGCTGAGACAGCTGAGCTGCCGATTTTTGATCAAATTTTCACTCGTATTGGAGCAGCCGATGATTTAATTTCTGGTCAAAGTACCTTTATGGTGGAAATGATGGAAGCAAATCAAGCATTACGACATGCCACCGACCGTAGTTTAATTTTATTTGATGAAATTGGTCGAGGCACTGCAACGTATGATGGAATGGCACTTGCTGAAGCTATTATTGAGTACATTCATCAACATGTTCATGCAAAAACACTCTTTTCAACGCATTATCATGAATTAACTGTGTTAGAAGAATCCTTACAGGGCTTAGAAAATATCCATGTAGGAGCAGTTGAAGAAGATGGTGAAGTTGTTTTCTTACACAAAATGATGGCTGGGCCAGCTGATAAAAGTTACGGAATCCATGTAGCGAAACTAGCTGGTTTGCCAGAGGATTTATTGATTCGAGCAGCCGCTATTTTAGAAAAATTAGAAAAACAAGAGCCAGTCGTTATTGATGTTGAGCAAGCACCTAAAATGGCAATTAAAACAAGCGTTGAACAAGAGCCAAGGTTAGATATTCTTGAAGAAGAACAAGGTCAATTATCATTGTTTGATTCATTGAACCCGAATGAAAGTGAAGTTATCAAAGCGTTACAAACTATAAACTTATTGTCTATGACGCCTCTTGAAGCAATCAATACCTTAAGTGAACTACAAGGAAAGCTAAAATAG
- the mutL gene encoding DNA mismatch repair endonuclease MutL, with protein MAKIEELSEKLANQIAAGEVIERPASVVKELVENSIDAGSTQIDILIEEAGLKKIQIIDNGDGIEAEDVKNAFKRHATSKIHTRDDLFRIRTLGFRGEALPSIASVSEVILETATGSGAGTYISLKGGDIEEERPNPSRKGTSITVSNLFFNTPARLKYVKTLQTELATIGDIVNRLAMSHPMIAFRLVHDGNQMLRTSGNGDLKQTLAGIYGVAIAKKMRLIENEDLDFNVKGFISLPEVTRASRNYMSIMINGRYIKNYLLNKAIIAGYRSKLMVGRFPIVALDITMDPLLVDVNVHPTKQEVRISKEKELMGLIEDAIHQALSKEQLIPEAMENFSFKKPYDATKFKAEQTKIDLNVASSTKPENQPAYQVKEPLIKEKPTDPFQPIPFKHEELVEEEAAPFEDTQDNQVAESFLVEPTVTESIPAMDRPISELEELHEEPYLNTATNLLKREARQTEKAASHLPTLEYIGQMHGTYLFAQNENGLYILDQHAAQERIKYEYFRKKIGEVSRDLQDLLVPMMLDYPNSDAIKIKENQPALEEIGIFLEPFGQNSFLLRSHPVWFHKGEEEEIVREMIDLLLEQGTVNVAKFREATAIMMSCKGSIKANHYLNDQEARALLVDLAKTENPYNCPHGRPVLIQFTNKDMEKMFKRIQDPH; from the coding sequence ATGGCAAAAATTGAAGAACTTTCAGAAAAACTCGCCAATCAAATTGCGGCTGGTGAAGTAATCGAGCGCCCCGCTTCGGTTGTTAAAGAACTTGTTGAAAATTCAATAGATGCAGGCAGCACCCAAATCGACATTTTAATTGAAGAAGCTGGTTTGAAAAAAATTCAAATTATTGACAATGGTGATGGCATTGAAGCAGAAGATGTGAAAAATGCCTTTAAACGCCATGCCACAAGTAAGATTCATACTCGAGACGACCTCTTTAGAATTCGCACGCTAGGTTTTCGTGGAGAAGCCTTGCCAAGTATTGCCTCTGTATCCGAAGTCATCTTAGAAACGGCGACAGGCTCTGGTGCGGGTACTTACATTTCTTTAAAAGGTGGGGATATCGAGGAAGAGCGTCCAAATCCATCAAGAAAAGGAACAAGTATTACCGTAAGCAATTTATTTTTCAATACTCCGGCTCGGTTAAAATACGTTAAAACCTTACAAACCGAACTAGCAACAATCGGAGATATCGTCAATCGTTTGGCGATGAGTCACCCAATGATTGCATTTCGTTTAGTTCATGATGGCAATCAAATGTTGCGCACTTCGGGAAATGGGGATTTAAAACAAACCTTAGCAGGGATTTATGGCGTTGCAATTGCAAAAAAAATGCGTTTGATTGAAAATGAAGATTTAGACTTCAATGTTAAAGGATTTATTTCATTACCAGAAGTCACAAGAGCAAGCCGTAATTATATGTCCATTATGATCAATGGGCGTTACATTAAAAATTACCTGCTTAATAAGGCAATTATTGCAGGCTATCGTTCAAAATTAATGGTAGGTCGTTTTCCAATTGTTGCCTTAGATATTACGATGGACCCGCTATTAGTTGATGTGAATGTGCATCCAACAAAGCAAGAAGTTCGGATCAGTAAAGAAAAAGAACTAATGGGCTTAATTGAAGATGCAATCCATCAAGCCCTTAGTAAAGAACAGTTGATTCCAGAAGCGATGGAAAATTTTAGTTTTAAAAAGCCATATGACGCGACAAAATTTAAAGCTGAACAAACAAAAATTGACTTGAATGTAGCGTCCTCAACTAAACCTGAAAATCAGCCTGCTTATCAAGTGAAAGAGCCCCTCATAAAAGAAAAGCCAACCGATCCGTTCCAACCAATTCCATTTAAACATGAAGAGTTGGTAGAAGAAGAAGCGGCGCCTTTTGAGGATACACAGGATAATCAAGTAGCAGAAAGTTTCCTAGTTGAACCAACAGTAACAGAATCAATCCCAGCTATGGATCGCCCCATCAGCGAATTAGAAGAGCTTCATGAAGAACCTTATTTAAACACGGCAACTAATTTGCTAAAAAGAGAAGCAAGACAAACTGAAAAGGCTGCTTCACACTTGCCAACGCTAGAATATATTGGTCAAATGCATGGTACCTATCTATTTGCACAAAATGAAAATGGGTTGTATATTTTGGATCAACATGCGGCGCAAGAGCGAATAAAGTATGAGTATTTCCGTAAAAAAATTGGGGAAGTTAGTCGTGACCTGCAAGACTTACTAGTTCCAATGATGCTAGATTACCCAAATAGCGATGCCATTAAAATCAAAGAAAACCAACCAGCACTTGAAGAGATTGGAATTTTCTTAGAACCTTTTGGACAAAATAGTTTCTTACTAAGAAGTCATCCAGTTTGGTTTCATAAAGGGGAAGAAGAAGAAATCGTTAGAGAAATGATTGATTTGCTTTTAGAACAAGGAACGGTTAACGTGGCGAAGTTTAGAGAAGCAACGGCTATTATGATGAGTTGCAAAGGTTCAATTAAAGCTAATCATTATCTAAACGATCAAGAAGCTCGTGCCTTGTTAGTAGATTTAGCAAAAACAGAAAATCCTTATAATTGTCCTCATGGCCGTCCAGTCTTGATTCAATTTACTAATAAAGATATGGAAAAAATGTTTAAACGTATCCAAGACCCACATTAA
- a CDS encoding Maf family protein, producing MTLILASGSPRRKELLSKITTDFDVVVSDVDETTPPSMKGPEVVEVLAIRKANEVAKEYPDELVIGSDTIVVLNDEIMGKPKDEADAKRMLEQLSGTTHEVLTAVHLTKGQQKATQVVTTKVTLFELTPEEIDAYIATKEPMDKAGSYGIQGKGALLVKKIDGDFYSVAGFPVSVVARMLKEIQ from the coding sequence ATGACCTTAATTTTAGCTTCAGGTTCTCCTAGAAGAAAAGAGTTACTCAGTAAAATCACAACAGATTTTGACGTAGTTGTTTCTGATGTAGACGAAACGACTCCACCGTCAATGAAAGGTCCTGAAGTTGTGGAAGTATTAGCGATTCGTAAAGCCAATGAAGTAGCTAAGGAGTATCCAGATGAGTTAGTGATTGGAAGCGACACGATTGTGGTACTAAATGATGAAATCATGGGGAAACCAAAGGATGAAGCCGACGCTAAAAGAATGCTTGAGCAACTAAGCGGAACGACACATGAAGTGTTGACAGCAGTCCATCTGACAAAAGGACAACAAAAGGCTACACAAGTCGTGACAACAAAAGTGACTCTCTTTGAGTTAACTCCAGAAGAAATTGATGCGTATATTGCGACTAAAGAACCGATGGATAAAGCCGGCTCATATGGAATTCAAGGGAAAGGCGCGCTACTTGTCAAGAAAATTGACGGCGATTTTTATAGCGTCGCAGGATTTCCCGTCTCTGTAGTAGCCAGAATGTTAAAAGAAATACAGTAA
- the msrB gene encoding peptide-methionine (R)-S-oxide reductase MsrB has protein sequence MEKPSKEELKETLSPIQYEVTQENGTEHAFTGEFDDFYENGLYVDIVSGEPLFTSKDKYDAGCGWPAFSKPIEKNEVVEKVDHKFGMTRTEVRSKAADSHLGHVFNDGPPELGGLRYCINSAALRFIPVDQLEAEGYGQYRSLFS, from the coding sequence ATGGAAAAACCATCGAAAGAAGAGTTAAAAGAGACGTTAAGCCCCATTCAATATGAAGTTACGCAAGAAAATGGAACGGAGCATGCTTTTACAGGGGAATTTGATGATTTTTATGAAAATGGCCTATATGTCGATATTGTCAGTGGCGAGCCACTTTTTACATCAAAAGATAAGTACGATGCGGGTTGTGGTTGGCCGGCCTTTTCGAAACCGATTGAAAAAAATGAGGTAGTAGAAAAAGTAGACCACAAATTCGGAATGACACGTACTGAAGTTCGAAGCAAAGCAGCAGATTCTCATTTAGGTCATGTGTTTAATGATGGTCCGCCTGAACTTGGTGGGTTGCGTTACTGCATTAATTCAGCAGCCCTACGTTTTATTCCAGTTGATCAATTGGAAGCGGAAGGCTACGGTCAGTATCGTTCGCTATTTTCTTAA
- the ruvA gene encoding Holliday junction branch migration protein RuvA gives MYEYIKGTLTFVGPAYIVIENGGIGYQLLIANPFRFSSKLNQEVQVYVYQAVREDAITLFGFKDFSEKQLYLKLISVSGIGPKSSLAILASDDHEGLVAAIENDDVAYLTKFPGVGKKTASQIVLDLKGKLDDLTVSSSAGKGALQEKLVLTTNNGHIAETVEALTALGYSSREIKRIEPKLIALNEHSTDAYLRAALRLLMKK, from the coding sequence ATGTATGAATACATCAAAGGCACGTTGACGTTTGTAGGACCAGCGTATATCGTGATTGAAAATGGTGGGATCGGTTACCAATTATTGATTGCGAACCCTTTTCGATTTTCAAGTAAATTAAACCAAGAAGTTCAAGTCTATGTTTATCAAGCGGTCCGAGAAGATGCGATAACATTATTTGGCTTTAAAGATTTTAGCGAAAAGCAATTGTATTTAAAATTAATCAGCGTTTCTGGAATAGGACCAAAAAGTAGCTTAGCTATTTTAGCTAGTGATGACCATGAAGGGTTAGTTGCCGCAATTGAAAATGATGATGTGGCGTACTTAACAAAATTTCCTGGTGTTGGAAAGAAAACAGCTTCTCAGATCGTATTGGATTTAAAAGGAAAACTAGACGATTTAACGGTTTCTTCAAGTGCAGGAAAAGGCGCGCTACAAGAAAAATTAGTTTTAACAACGAATAACGGTCACATTGCAGAAACCGTAGAAGCGTTAACCGCATTGGGCTACAGCTCAAGAGAAATCAAACGAATTGAACCAAAACTAATCGCTTTAAATGAACATTCAACAGATGCTTATTTAAGAGCGGCCTTACGTTTGTTAATGAAAAAATAA